Below is a genomic region from Granulicella sp. L56.
CGGAACAGGCCGATATTCGTCTTGATGCCGCCAATTGCATATTCATCGAGCGCCCGCAGCATTCGGTCAATGGCCATCTCGCGGGTCTCGGCGAAGGCTACCAGCTTGGACAGCATGGGGTCGTATTCAAGAGGCACCGTCCATCCTGCATAGACGCCGCAATCCTCGCGAATGCCCGGCCCGCCAGGCTGCGCCAGCCGCGTAATCAGGCCCGGTGAGGGAAAGAAGTTGTTCTCAGGATCTTCGGCATAGATGCGGCACTCGATCGCATGGCCGCGCAGACGGATCTCCTCCTGCTTCAGCCCCAGAGGTTCGCCCATGGCTACCCTGATCTGCATCTGGACCAAATCAAGGCCAGTGACCAGCTCGGTGACGGGATGCTCGACCTGCAAACGGGTGTTCATCTCGAGGAAGTAGAAGTTTTCAGCGCTATCGACCAGAAACTCCACCGTGCCCGCATTGACGTACCCTGCGGAGAGCGCCAACCCCGCCGCAGCCTCGCCCATTCGGCGGCGAAGGTCTTCGCCCACCACTGCCGATGGAGCCTCCTCGATGACCTTCTGGTGACGCCGCTGCACCGAGCACTCGCGCTCGCCCAGGTAGAGGCAGTTGCCATGCTCATCGGCCATGAGCTGAATCTCGATATGCCGAGGCCTCTCGATGAGCTTCTCCAGATAGACCTCACCCGACCCAAAGCTGCGCTCGGCCTCGCTGCTGGCCGCCACGTAGGCCGCAGCCAGATCCTCGGGCGCGGACACCGCGCGCATCCCCTTGCCTCCGCCTCCTGCCGCAGCCTTGAGCATCACCGGATAGCCGATCTCCTCCGCTACCAGCAGCGCCTCCTGCGTAGACGCCAGGCCAGTGACGCTGCCCGGTACACGCGGCATGGCTGCCGCATCCGCCGCCTGCCGCGCCTTCGTCTTGGAGCCGAGCACTCGCATGGCGCTCGCAGGCGGACCGATAAAGATCACTCCCGCCGCGGCGCAGGCATCGGCGAACTCCGCATTCTCCGAGAGGAAACCATAGCCGGGGTGAATAGCGTCGGCCTCTGACCGCCGCGCGATGTCGAGGATAAGATCGCCGCGAAGATAGCTCTCGGACGCAGGCGCTGGCCCCAGACGGTACGCCTCGTCGGCGTGAAGCACATGGAGCGCCGCTCGATCGGCATCGGAGTAGACAGCCACCGTCCGCAAGCCCATCTCACGGCAGGCGCGAACCACCCGCAGCGCGATCTCGCCGCGATTCGCAATCAGGACTTTTTGTATGGTCCGCCGCAAGCGGCAATTTTACCGCAGGCAGCTATCGTCTGCGCAGAGTGTCCTTGTCCTGCAACGAGAAGGGCCTCTCCGAAATGGAGAGGCCCTTCTGATGCTTCCGAACGAGGAAGACAGCGACTACATGGTGACTCCACCAGGGGTCTTCGCTTCCTTCTTCTTCTCGTTGATCTTGCGTGCGCCCAACGCCTTGTTGTTCCAGTCGTCGGCTTCTGCGAGATCAGCCTTGCGTGCCGCGTCGTCGCCGCACTCCATCTGCGCCTTGATGCGGTTGGTCAGATTGAGATAGGACATCGCCTCATCGTAGGT
It encodes:
- a CDS encoding acetyl/propionyl/methylcrotonyl-CoA carboxylase subunit alpha, which gives rise to MRRTIQKVLIANRGEIALRVVRACREMGLRTVAVYSDADRAALHVLHADEAYRLGPAPASESYLRGDLILDIARRSEADAIHPGYGFLSENAEFADACAAAGVIFIGPPASAMRVLGSKTKARQAADAAAMPRVPGSVTGLASTQEALLVAEEIGYPVMLKAAAGGGGKGMRAVSAPEDLAAAYVAASSEAERSFGSGEVYLEKLIERPRHIEIQLMADEHGNCLYLGERECSVQRRHQKVIEEAPSAVVGEDLRRRMGEAAAGLALSAGYVNAGTVEFLVDSAENFYFLEMNTRLQVEHPVTELVTGLDLVQMQIRVAMGEPLGLKQEEIRLRGHAIECRIYAEDPENNFFPSPGLITRLAQPGGPGIREDCGVYAGWTVPLEYDPMLSKLVAFAETREMAIDRMLRALDEYAIGGIKTNIGLFRRILLDEDFRAARIDTGYLERLLAGVSLVEEATVPDDVVAVAAALLIAAAERPLASSSAMDSAPASKWAALGRHEGLRS